Proteins encoded together in one Lathyrus oleraceus cultivar Zhongwan6 chromosome 5, CAAS_Psat_ZW6_1.0, whole genome shotgun sequence window:
- the LOC127079594 gene encoding uncharacterized protein LOC127079594 codes for MDLSRLMVYYLDSLSGDWSKYPSMKKTVDAAILKFRSKKNYRNRKDITWIRVQCPQQNNSVDCGFFVLRFMRDIIALNRIDIPKMYFEEYKSYSRAHLDEMKDELCQFIVDQRII; via the exons atggatctttcgagactaatggtgtattatctcgattcgttatcgggtgattggagtaaatatccgagtatgaagaagacggttgacgc ggcaatactaaaatttagatcgaaaaagaattaccgtaataggaaggacattacctggatcagagttcag tgtcctcagcaaaacaattcggtcgattgcggattttttgtattgagatttatgagagatatcattgcgttgaatcgtatagacatcccaaaaatg tactttgaggaatacaaatcttactcaagagctcatttggatgaaatgaaggatgaattgtgtcaattcattgttgatcaaagaatcatatag